From Xyrauchen texanus isolate HMW12.3.18 chromosome 36, RBS_HiC_50CHRs, whole genome shotgun sequence, one genomic window encodes:
- the LOC127629566 gene encoding protocadherin Fat 4 isoform X3 produces the protein MWSFYNMTVLAVDEGSPAVTGSTKVSVTVIDVNDHAPKLLTTEGFIRENQPPGTVVTTLTATDDDLPPNQGPFTYWLIRPAVGNSFSLTSDGVLFASRPIDRERNPLFHLHIAIQDAGKPPMSSTTVFHIKVLDENDNAPFLRNINILVKYYGSSFTGGLIGNVRPNDLDELDVFNCTIRNGPLRMFSFPFGMCNLWSSSFQGEATYNISIEAHDQLHPSVNNSIYINYKGFTNVSLDNCVLFYISMSTLEEFLSLKYLKFVKALDSLFNLQASKTHVFGIKLQGDKMLLLAAVKSYNGQYLTGEVASGISNMHKRLLEAQSNVTISQITSDPCRLNPCQNGATCNRNIHISQDVAVLESSSLIFVSPNFVEIFNCTCPTGFTGVSCELDFDECYKEPCKNGGTCYNHPGTYFCQCKDGFSGLHCAIVDNECKTVVCLNGGTCWNRQGGFICDCSPGFEGRFCGRIMDHCSSTPCVNGKCSNFLTGYSCQCPFGASGINCEENSYGFQELSYMEFPPLDLHYNFISVEFATVQQNSLLFYNHGDPSTSEFLALEIVGGRLWLSYDLGSGVIRLETRKLVADGSFHNITVRRTGNIAYLESDSCSATEPQGFCLSQSGGSGTQKTLEVNANNLTFGGVKSIGVILLKQIRTHDFVGCMRNIQVNNIGPDTLKALASQNVLDRCPRADIPPCQTAECLNGGVCQDRWSHHHCQCRDHFIGANCANLAEQHVLFLNGEAYIEFAVKERYRRNQLLQVILDGKEGETQGFYNVEIKIRTFRKKCILIVFWSQTVHLALKISDGQPMYVFTNITSGQQQELSVEGYVSDGQWHVLQLHRKGPYITLFLDEQPVMNTTNSTITNSAFIVETIYLGTAPSSESRDQNSGFKGCVEYIKFNDHILSFNGYNDIVEARSSPSVFQNFCISPNHCVITPCLHDSCLSKPCWNDSNCGSPSREDYWCICLHNVSGSLCGSCSADTSPSVTCSQPHESIPLWIIAVVISIGLILLILVLCIVLRRHGKLCDCKTRSHTYLTPPTKQHGTDNLAFTLGLADECPRNISIEGSKQPDLIKPRDSSHGVESYSEGGPSCHGFGGSELEYYEIDSAYTVCSSDIKTLQLRKDVPGIDSQSMKDRAIMQPQTSHVPPSPELYQKMPGGDFHHWQRQSHVFSRRKQPSNLTGPPQHLSADEVEKLNNPPEQTGYHNFNACPIKIFRAVSSGGGIETSSESESHCSFTASEFYCDRELSLISSQDNKDEHQSEAADWPRGHFILMAPSPFRDVAPSPCVQSLPNTSVSSGIQQIESLLNLGVHFNTYAELLWMTASSDNTYSMAA, from the exons ATGTGGTCATTTTATAACATGACTGTCCTGGCTGTAGATGAGGGCTCACCTGCTGTTACTGGAAGCACAAAGGTGTCTGTTACAGTCATTGATGTCAATGATCATGCTCCCAAACTGTTGACCACAGAGGGCTTTATCAGGGAAAACCAACCTCCTGGGACAGTGGTAACCACCTTAACAGCAACAGATGATGATCTTCCTCCAAATCAAGGCCCTTTCACTTATTGGCTAATCAGACCTGCTGTGGGAAACAGTTTTTCCCTCACATCTGATGGAGTTCTCTTTGCCTCAAGGCCCATTGATAGAGAGCGCAACCCTCTTTTTCATCTGCACATTGCGATCCAAGATGCTGGTAAGCCACCAATGTCCTCCACCACTGTGTTTCATATTAAGGTTCTGGATGAAAATGACAATGCACCATTtctgagaaacatcaatattttagtgAAATAttatggaagttccttcaccggAGGGCTCATTGGAAACGTGAGACCAAATGATCTGGATGAACTGGATGTGTTTAATTGTACAATCAGAAATGGGCCACTCAGGATGTTCAGTTTTCCATTTGGAATGTGTAATTTATGGTCTTCCTCATTCCAAGGGGAGGCAACGTATAATATTTCCATCGAAGCACATGACCAGCTCCACCCTTCTGTCAACAATagcatttatataaattataaaggCTTTACCAATGTCTCTCTGGACAACTGTGTTCTGTTCTACATCTCTATGTCTACTCTTGAAGAGTTTCTGTCTTTGAAGTATTTAAAATTTGTCAAAGCTTTGGATAGCCTATTTAATCTACAAGCATCCAAAACACATGTGTTTGGAATAAAGTTACAAGGAGATAAAATGCTGCTTTTGGCTGCGGTGAAAAGCTACAATGGACAGTATCTAACTGGAGAGGTGGCAAGTGGAATATCAAACATGCATAAAAGGTTACTGGAAGCACAAAGCAATGTAACTATATCACAAATAACCAGTGACCCATGTAGACTCAATCCTTGCCAAAATGGTGCCACATGCAACAGAAACATTCACATCAGTCAAGATGTTGCTGTCTTGGAAAGTTCTAGTCTCATTTTTGTATCTCCCAATTTTGTTGAAATCTTTAATTGCACTTGCCCAACAGGCTTTACAGGAGTGTCGTGTGAGCTAGATTTTGATGAATGTTACAAGGAACCTTGTAAAAATGGGGGAACCTGCTATAACCATCCAGGAACATATTTTTGCCAATGCAAAGATGGATTCTCTGGGCTACATTGTGCTATTGTTGATAACGAATGTAAAACAGTTGTATGTTTAAATGGAGGAACATGTTGGAACAGGCAAGGAGGGTTTATCTGTGACTGCAGCCCAGGATTTGAAG gAAGATTTTGCGGTCGTATTATGGACCATTGTTCATCCACCCCTTGTGTAAATGGAAAATGCTCAAATTTTTTAACTGGATACTCTTGTCAGTGCCCATTTG GTGCATCTGGAATCAATTGTGAAGAAAACAGTTATGGCTTTCAGGAGCTTTCTTATATGGAGTTTCCTCCATTAGATCTCCACTATAACTTCATCTCTGTGGAATTTGCAACTGTACAGCAAAACTCCTTACTTTTCTACAACCATGGTGACCCGTCAACTTCAGAGTTCTTGGCACTTGAAATTGTGGGTGGAAGACTGTGGCTCTCTTATGATCTTGGATCTGGGGTAATTAGATTGGAGACAAGAAAGTTAGTGGCAGATGGAAGCTTTCACAACATCACTGTCAGAAGAACTGGAAAT atAGCCTATCTTGAATCAGACAGCTGCTCTGCCACTGAACCACAAGGCTTTTGCTTATCACAAAGTGGTGGCTCTGGAACTCAAAA GACCTTGGAAGTGAATGCAAATAACTTGACATTTGGTGGAGTAAAGTCCATTGGTGTCATTTTGCTGAAACAAATTAGGACCCATGATTTTGTTGGATGTATGAGAAACATACAAGTGAACAACATTGGTCCAGATACCTTAAAAGCCCTGGCATCTCAGAATGTTCTTGATCG GTGTCCAAGGGCAGATATTCCTCCCTGCCAGACTGCAGAGTGTTTAAATGGAGGAGTTTGTCAAGACAGATGGTCCCACCACCACTGCCAGTGTAGAGATCATTTTATAGGAGCCAACTGTGCCA ATTTGGCTGAGCAGCATGTATTGTTTCTAAATGGGGAGGCCTACATTGAGTTTGCCGTCAAGGAAAGATACAGAAGAAACCAGCTTTTGCAAGTCATTCTGGATGGGAAGGAAGGGGAGACTCAGGGATTTTACAATGTTGAGATCAAGATAAGGActtttagaaaaaaatgtattttgattgtgTTTTGgagtcaaacagtgcatttagCTCTTAAG ATATCAGACGGACAACCCATGTATGTTTTCACAAATATCACATCTGGTCAGCAACAGGAGCTTTCTGTGGAGGGATATGTTTCAGATGGACAGTGGCATGTTCTTCAACTGCATAGAAAGGGGCCTTACATAACTCTGTTTCTGGATGAACAGCCTGTTATGAACACCACCAACAGCACCATAACCAACTCAGCATTCATAGTAGAGACCATTTATCTGGGCACTGCTCCTTCGAGTGAATCCAGAGATCAGAACTCAG GTTTTAAAGGGTGTGTGGAATATATAAAATTCAACGACCACATCCTATCCTTCAATGGCTACAATGACATAGTTGAGGCCAGGTCAAGCCCCTCTGTCTTCCAAAACTTCTGCATTTCTCCAAACCACTGTGTTATAACTCCATGCCTCCATGACTCCTGTCTTTCTAAGCCCTGCTGGAATGATAGTAACTGTGGTTCTCCCTCCAGAGAGGACTACTGGTGCATATGTCTACACAATGTATCTGGATCTTTATGTGGATCTTGCTCAGCCGACACTTCACCCAGTGTGACCTGTTCTCAACCTCATGAGAGTATCCCCTTGTGGATTATTGCAGTTGTTATTTCCATTGGCCTAATTTTGCTTATCCTGGTTCTATGCATTGTCCTCAGGAGACATGGCAAACTCTGTGATTGCAAAACAAGGAGTCATACCTACCTCACGCCACCAACCAAACAGCATGGCACAGATAACCTGGCATTTACTTTAGGCCTTGCTGACGAGTGTCCTCGGAACATCTCAATTGAGGGTAGCAAGCAGCCAGATTTGATAAAGCCAAGAGATTCATCACATGGAGTTGAAAGTTATAGTGAAGGTGGTCCCTCTTGTCATGGTTTTGGAGGGAGTGAACTAGAGTACTATGAGATTGACAGTGCATACACAGTTTGCAGCTCAGATATCAAGACCCTGCAGCTGAGAAAAGATGTTCCTGGTATTGATTCTCAATCCATGAAAGATAGAGCAATCATGCAACCTCAAACTAGTCATGTGCCACCTTCTCCTGAACTTTATCAGAAGATGCCGGGTGGCGATTTTCACCATTGGCAACGTCAATCCCATGTATTCTCTAGGAGAAAACAACCTTCTAACTTGACAGGTCCCCCACAACATCTCTCAGCAGATGAAGTTGAGAAACTGAATAACCCACCAGAACAGACGGGATACCATAATTTCAATGCGTGTCCCATAAAGATATTCAGAGCCGTCAGCTCAGGCGGGGGAATAGAGACATCATCAGAGAGTGAAAGTCATTGCTCCTTTACTGCTTCTGAGTTCTATTGTGACAGAGAACTGTCCCTCATCAGTTCACAGGACAACAAAGATGAACATCAATCTGAAG CTGCAGATTGGCCCAGAGGGCATTTTATTCTGATGGCCCCTTCACCCTTCAGAGATGTGGCCCCATCCCCCTGTGTCCAGAGTCTGCCCAACACCTCTGTCTCCAGTGGGATCCAGCAAATAGAGAGTCTTCTAAATCTAGGAGTTCATTTTAATACCTATGCAG